A genomic stretch from Desulfohalobium retbaense DSM 5692 includes:
- the pheS gene encoding phenylalanine--tRNA ligase subunit alpha, which produces MSLSAQDVVQRIENLVQEFRNSLDQVSVFEDLETLRVEYLGRKGKLAQAMTSMRDLDSSERPAAGKAANKAKEELNDLLEGAKHALEQAERSNRLAQFDPTLPGRTPWQGSLHPVTRVTRQICEIFKGLGFEVVSGPEVENDFYNFEALNIPADHPARDMQDTLYISDSVVLRTHTSPLQVRTMQKRTPPVAAIAPGKVYRRDADLTHTPMFHQIEGFLVDREVSMADLRGTLTSFVHQIFSPDTRVRFRPSFFPFTEPSAEVDISCVMCGGTGRVGNSTCRVCKETGWVEILGCGMIDPAVFQAVDYDPDQYTGFAFGLGVERVAMLKYGIGDLRLFFENDLRFLRQFG; this is translated from the coding sequence GTGTCTCTTTCCGCACAAGATGTCGTGCAACGCATAGAAAACCTGGTTCAAGAGTTCCGCAACTCTTTGGACCAGGTTTCTGTTTTTGAGGATCTGGAAACCCTGCGCGTAGAGTATCTGGGCCGCAAGGGCAAACTCGCCCAGGCGATGACCAGCATGCGCGATTTGGATTCCAGCGAGCGCCCAGCTGCCGGAAAGGCAGCCAACAAGGCCAAGGAAGAACTCAACGACCTGCTTGAGGGCGCTAAACACGCCCTGGAACAGGCCGAGCGCAGCAACCGGCTGGCGCAGTTCGATCCTACATTACCCGGACGCACTCCGTGGCAGGGCAGCCTCCATCCGGTGACGCGGGTCACCCGTCAGATCTGCGAGATCTTCAAGGGACTCGGGTTTGAGGTAGTCAGCGGTCCCGAAGTCGAAAACGACTTCTACAATTTTGAGGCCCTGAACATCCCCGCCGACCATCCGGCCCGGGACATGCAGGACACGCTGTACATTTCCGACTCCGTGGTCCTGCGCACGCACACCTCGCCCCTTCAGGTTCGGACCATGCAAAAGCGCACCCCGCCGGTGGCGGCCATTGCGCCGGGCAAGGTCTATCGCCGCGACGCCGACCTGACCCACACCCCGATGTTCCATCAGATCGAAGGGTTTCTGGTCGACCGCGAGGTGAGCATGGCTGACCTGCGCGGCACCTTGACCTCCTTTGTCCACCAGATTTTTTCTCCGGACACCCGGGTCCGTTTTCGCCCCAGTTTTTTTCCCTTCACCGAGCCCAGTGCCGAAGTGGATATCAGTTGCGTCATGTGCGGCGGCACCGGCCGCGTCGGGAATTCGACGTGTCGGGTCTGCAAAGAGACCGGCTGGGTGGAGATTCTGGGCTGCGGCATGATCGATCCCGCCGTCTTCCAGGCCGTGGACTATGATCCGGACCAGTACACCGGCTTCGCCTTTGGTCTTGGCGTGGAGCGGGTGGCCATGCTCAAATACGGTATCGGTGACCTGCGCCTGTTTTTCGAGAACGATCTTCGCTTTCTGCGGCAGTTTGGATAG
- a CDS encoding AMP-dependent synthetase/ligase, translating to MTNPAPRPTLFDAFLESYKNYKHQTAFIYRVGDEQFEVSYAKLFEDALLLAKAFRGQGIVKGDKVFLLSDNRYAWIVTDLALMALGAVSVPRGSDTPSSELAYILDHSECAYLILETEGLFNQHRELIEQRALQGVFVIASEHPAEPGMLTYSQLLANRSLSLEDLRQLMQVKRQVGGDDLVTIIYTSGTTGTPKGVKLTHANIMHNVQNLPDLIRLTSEDRWLSILPTWHIFERTVEYVALSRGSCIVYSSIRTFAADLERFKPTLVATVPRIWESLYGKVNAALKKESPRKARLFQFLVSVSSSFRLNSRRISGRLPRFEHEPWWRVLPRKARALACVVALAPLYAVARAKLAPVKKKFGGRLRLAISGGGSLPPFLDEWIDAIGIRITNAYGMTECSPGIAGRGLDCRTFGTLGPPFPYTEVRIAGQDDIEVPTGTEGEIQVRGPQVFHGYYHNNEANAESFTPDGFFRTGDLGKKTLNGELVITGRAKEIIVLASGENIDPTNIEATISTFPFVQDAVLVGQDKKGLGALIVPDLEKLRQYVAEQYNHVVNEAGDVLQDKQIVESLKREMNKLLKPKRGFKPYEKLHSIHFLNREFKLGEELTNTLKKKRHVIEQKYQDIINRLLK from the coding sequence ATGACCAATCCGGCGCCCCGGCCCACCCTTTTTGATGCTTTTTTGGAAAGCTACAAGAATTATAAGCACCAGACGGCGTTTATCTACCGGGTGGGCGACGAGCAATTCGAGGTTTCGTATGCAAAACTCTTCGAGGACGCGCTGCTCTTGGCCAAGGCCTTCCGGGGACAGGGAATCGTCAAAGGGGACAAGGTCTTTCTGCTCTCGGACAACCGGTACGCCTGGATCGTCACCGACCTGGCCCTGATGGCCCTCGGCGCGGTCAGTGTGCCGCGCGGCAGCGACACCCCGTCGTCAGAACTCGCCTATATCCTGGACCATTCGGAATGCGCCTATCTGATCCTGGAAACCGAGGGGCTTTTCAACCAGCACCGGGAACTCATCGAGCAGCGCGCCTTGCAAGGGGTTTTCGTCATCGCCTCTGAACACCCTGCGGAACCAGGGATGCTGACCTATTCCCAGCTCCTGGCCAACCGGAGTTTGAGCCTTGAGGATTTGCGACAGCTCATGCAGGTCAAGCGTCAGGTCGGGGGCGACGATCTGGTGACCATCATCTACACCTCGGGCACCACCGGGACTCCCAAGGGGGTCAAGCTGACCCACGCCAATATCATGCACAATGTGCAGAATCTGCCCGACCTCATCCGGCTCACCAGCGAGGATCGCTGGCTGTCCATCTTGCCCACCTGGCATATTTTCGAGCGGACCGTGGAGTATGTGGCCCTGTCGCGGGGGTCGTGCATCGTTTACTCCTCCATCCGGACCTTTGCCGCAGACCTGGAGCGGTTCAAGCCGACCCTGGTGGCCACAGTGCCGCGTATCTGGGAGTCGCTCTACGGCAAGGTCAATGCCGCACTGAAAAAGGAAAGCCCCAGAAAAGCCCGGCTCTTTCAGTTTTTGGTGAGTGTTTCGTCCTCCTTTCGGCTCAATAGCCGGCGTATTTCGGGACGGTTGCCGCGCTTTGAGCATGAGCCGTGGTGGCGGGTGCTCCCACGCAAGGCCCGCGCCCTGGCTTGCGTTGTCGCTTTGGCGCCCCTGTATGCCGTGGCCCGGGCCAAGTTGGCCCCGGTGAAAAAGAAGTTCGGTGGCCGGTTGCGCTTGGCTATCAGTGGCGGGGGAAGCCTGCCGCCGTTTCTTGACGAATGGATTGATGCCATCGGGATACGGATCACCAACGCCTACGGGATGACCGAATGCTCGCCGGGCATTGCCGGTCGCGGTCTGGACTGCCGGACATTCGGCACCCTGGGGCCGCCCTTTCCCTACACCGAAGTCCGCATCGCGGGGCAGGACGACATTGAGGTCCCGACCGGAACGGAAGGGGAGATCCAGGTCCGCGGCCCCCAGGTTTTCCACGGCTATTACCACAACAATGAGGCCAATGCCGAATCCTTCACCCCGGACGGGTTTTTCCGCACCGGTGACCTGGGCAAAAAGACCCTCAATGGGGAACTGGTCATCACCGGCCGGGCCAAGGAGATCATTGTCCTGGCCAGCGGCGAAAATATCGATCCCACGAATATTGAGGCCACCATTTCGACCTTTCCCTTTGTCCAGGACGCCGTTCTCGTGGGACAAGACAAAAAAGGCCTCGGCGCCTTGATTGTTCCGGATTTGGAAAAGCTCCGGCAGTATGTGGCTGAGCAGTACAACCATGTGGTGAACGAGGCCGGGGATGTTCTCCAGGACAAGCAGATCGTGGAAAGTCTCAAGCGGGAAATGAACAAGCTGTTGAAGCCGAAGCGGGGCTTTAAGCCTTATGAAAAGCTCCATTCGATCCATTTTTTGAACAGGGAATTCAAGCTTGGCGAGGAATTGACCAACACGCTGAAGAAAAAACGGCACGTCATTGAGCAGAAGTATCAGGATATTATCAATCGGCTGCTGAAGTAG
- a CDS encoding LysO family transporter: MLYILGCFLGGLAVGFAMRRQQHRLKPVGRLTDAAVCFLLFVLGAKLGANETVMDNLGQLGWEALWLTLGAVLGSLLAVRPLERLLKGEVPESGGRT, translated from the coding sequence ATGCTGTATATTCTCGGATGTTTTCTTGGTGGCTTGGCCGTGGGATTCGCCATGCGTCGGCAGCAGCACCGGCTCAAACCCGTGGGCAGGCTCACGGATGCGGCTGTGTGCTTTCTGCTCTTTGTTCTCGGGGCCAAATTGGGGGCCAATGAGACAGTTATGGACAACCTCGGCCAATTGGGGTGGGAGGCGCTGTGGCTGACCCTGGGAGCGGTGCTTGGGAGCCTGCTCGCCGTGCGCCCACTGGAGCGGCTCCTCAAGGGCGAAGTGCCCGAGTCCGGTGGGAGGACCTGA
- a CDS encoding DUF4079 family protein codes for MLFFHPLLQFGVILLALFVLWLGWHRFQSLHLHRRGVVFRRRRHVLLGRLTLLLMLAGLFGGLSMAWLTWSSVFITGWHARVAMVIAVLAVTGYATGSHMERVKKRRTWLPLLHGITNAVLVLLALFQIYTGWRVLSMYGII; via the coding sequence ATGCTTTTTTTCCATCCCCTGCTCCAGTTCGGCGTCATTCTGCTGGCCTTGTTCGTCCTCTGGCTTGGCTGGCACCGGTTCCAGTCTCTGCACCTCCACCGCCGCGGCGTTGTCTTTCGCCGTCGGCGTCATGTCCTGCTGGGTCGCCTCACCCTGCTGCTCATGCTCGCGGGCCTGTTCGGTGGATTGAGCATGGCCTGGTTGACGTGGTCGAGTGTCTTCATCACCGGCTGGCATGCCCGCGTGGCAATGGTCATTGCCGTTTTGGCGGTCACCGGCTACGCCACCGGCAGCCACATGGAGCGGGTCAAAAAACGGCGGACCTGGCTGCCCCTGCTCCACGGGATCACTAATGCGGTGCTCGTGTTGCTGGCCCTTTTTCAGATCTACACCGGCTGGCGCGTGCTGAGTATGTACGGGATTATCTGA
- a CDS encoding MerR family transcriptional regulator has protein sequence MAYEGAMKKGGEKRYKIGQAAKLLELESYVLRFWESEFPQLDPIRTPTGQRLYTERHLQLLRRIKFLLYEEGMTIDGARRRLEDTDRYTNVLEEVTAELQDLRDYLANGPAGR, from the coding sequence TTGGCGTACGAAGGGGCCATGAAAAAAGGGGGCGAAAAACGATATAAAATTGGGCAAGCTGCCAAACTTCTCGAACTGGAATCCTATGTGCTCCGGTTCTGGGAGAGCGAATTTCCGCAGTTGGATCCCATTCGAACGCCCACCGGACAGCGGCTGTATACCGAGCGCCATCTCCAGCTTTTGCGCCGGATCAAGTTTTTGCTCTATGAAGAAGGCATGACTATCGACGGCGCCCGCCGTCGTCTCGAGGACACCGACCGCTACACCAACGTGCTCGAGGAGGTCACCGCCGAACTCCAGGACTTGCGTGATTATCTGGCCAACGGGCCTGCAGGGCGATAA
- the pheT gene encoding phenylalanine--tRNA ligase subunit beta has product MLLSLKWLHELTPFTVSVEDLAHKLTMLGLEVEEIQNPFAELESVVVGHVLTCEPHPDADTLSVCSVDLGGGVQPTIVCGAPNVAAGQKVAVAPVGTTLPGDFKIKKAKIRGQRSEGMICSEKELGLGEGADGIMVLDADLEPGTSLIEALDLETTVFDIGITPNRADCLSVLGVAREVAAAYDLPLHIPQGDTTPYEGESSLDIDLEISDGRLCPLYQAMGIEQITLKPSPAWMRYRLLAVGQRPINNIVDITNYVLLEQGQPLHAFDRDRLEGDRIQVAPAEEGQTITTLDGQERALQAGELLIWDAAKPVALAGVMGGANSEMQTGSSRVLLECAVFHPGTIRKTARRLALSSESSYRFERGVDQPGSSRAMYRAAALMAEYGAGRIVKGVASSEPLPWEPVRLPFRPERTKRFLALDVDDSFCFQTLTGLGCVVETADPSVWQVDVPSYRLDLEREVDLTEEIARVYGMDQIPASLPRVSKSLESDALRDTHFDFLQQLKTWASGLGLNEAVNYSFVGANDLNCLGLPENDRLFVCNPLSAEQDTMRSALAPGLLQTLRHNLGQGNTTLRLFEIAHTFHADPHSETTAEEIPRLALMLTGRRHEQGWPYPDEELDYTDIKGLVEHLVAWLGQRPEFTLQEGHSYLEPCVRVSVGEQEVGIIGRVNDEVARAYRAKSDVWLAELDIPVLESFAADHEVVFRDLPKFPPVHRDMTVIVPPGVKLQSILDTVRSAQEQLLQDMLLVDIYQPEDSDEQKFTLRLTYRHPKKTLKDKEVDKVHTRLGEYLLSQLPVRFS; this is encoded by the coding sequence ATGCTCCTCAGTCTGAAGTGGTTGCACGAATTGACGCCGTTTACGGTCTCGGTCGAGGACTTGGCCCATAAATTGACCATGCTTGGCCTTGAGGTCGAGGAAATCCAGAATCCGTTTGCCGAACTGGAGTCGGTGGTCGTCGGGCATGTGCTTACCTGCGAGCCCCATCCGGATGCGGATACATTGTCCGTGTGCAGTGTGGATCTCGGCGGTGGTGTGCAACCGACTATAGTCTGCGGTGCGCCGAATGTGGCGGCGGGTCAGAAGGTCGCAGTAGCGCCGGTGGGTACGACCCTGCCCGGTGATTTCAAGATCAAGAAGGCCAAGATCCGTGGCCAGCGTTCTGAGGGCATGATCTGTTCGGAGAAGGAACTCGGACTCGGTGAGGGCGCCGACGGGATCATGGTCCTCGACGCGGATCTGGAACCGGGCACTTCTTTGATCGAAGCCCTGGACCTGGAGACTACAGTTTTCGACATTGGCATTACCCCCAACCGCGCCGACTGTCTGAGTGTACTCGGGGTGGCCCGGGAAGTTGCTGCGGCCTATGATCTGCCCCTGCACATCCCGCAGGGCGACACGACTCCCTACGAGGGCGAGAGTTCCCTGGATATCGATCTTGAGATCAGTGATGGCCGTCTGTGCCCATTGTATCAGGCGATGGGTATCGAGCAGATCACCCTCAAGCCAAGTCCGGCCTGGATGCGGTATCGGCTCCTGGCCGTGGGGCAACGTCCGATCAACAATATCGTCGACATCACCAATTATGTCCTTTTGGAGCAGGGTCAGCCTCTGCACGCCTTTGACCGCGATCGGCTCGAGGGCGATCGGATCCAGGTCGCACCCGCCGAAGAGGGGCAGACCATCACTACTCTTGACGGGCAGGAGCGGGCCCTCCAGGCTGGCGAACTCCTCATCTGGGACGCGGCAAAGCCCGTGGCGCTGGCCGGGGTGATGGGTGGCGCGAACAGCGAGATGCAGACTGGCAGCAGCCGGGTCCTGCTCGAGTGCGCCGTCTTCCACCCGGGCACGATCCGCAAGACCGCCAGACGTCTGGCCTTGTCCAGCGAGTCCTCCTACCGGTTTGAACGTGGTGTGGACCAGCCGGGATCCAGTCGGGCCATGTACCGCGCCGCCGCCCTGATGGCCGAATACGGTGCAGGGCGCATCGTCAAGGGGGTTGCCAGCAGTGAGCCGTTGCCGTGGGAACCGGTCAGGTTGCCGTTTCGCCCCGAGCGCACGAAACGGTTTTTGGCCCTGGACGTGGACGACAGCTTTTGCTTCCAGACCCTGACCGGCCTGGGATGTGTTGTGGAGACTGCGGACCCGAGCGTGTGGCAGGTCGATGTGCCGAGTTACCGGCTCGACCTGGAACGCGAGGTCGACTTGACCGAGGAGATCGCCCGGGTCTACGGCATGGACCAGATTCCGGCTTCGCTGCCCCGGGTCAGCAAGTCCCTGGAGTCTGATGCCCTGCGCGACACCCACTTCGATTTTTTACAGCAGCTCAAGACCTGGGCCTCGGGACTGGGCCTCAACGAAGCAGTCAATTACAGCTTTGTCGGCGCCAACGACCTCAATTGCCTCGGCCTGCCCGAAAATGACCGGCTCTTCGTCTGCAACCCCCTTTCAGCTGAACAGGATACCATGCGTTCGGCCCTGGCCCCGGGACTTCTGCAGACCCTGCGCCACAACCTTGGTCAGGGCAACACCACTTTGCGGCTTTTTGAAATCGCCCACACTTTCCACGCCGACCCGCATTCCGAGACCACGGCCGAGGAGATCCCTCGTCTGGCCCTGATGCTTACCGGCCGCCGCCATGAGCAGGGGTGGCCGTATCCCGACGAGGAACTGGATTACACCGATATCAAAGGGCTGGTCGAACACCTCGTGGCCTGGCTCGGGCAACGTCCGGAGTTCACGCTGCAGGAAGGACACAGCTATCTTGAACCGTGCGTGCGCGTGAGCGTCGGCGAGCAGGAGGTGGGGATCATCGGCCGGGTGAACGATGAGGTGGCCAGGGCGTACCGGGCCAAAAGCGATGTCTGGCTCGCGGAACTCGATATCCCGGTTCTGGAATCCTTTGCCGCCGATCATGAGGTCGTTTTCCGGGATCTGCCGAAATTTCCGCCGGTCCACCGGGACATGACGGTTATCGTTCCGCCTGGCGTCAAACTCCAGTCCATTCTGGACACCGTGCGAAGCGCCCAGGAGCAGCTCCTGCAGGACATGCTCCTGGTGGACATCTATCAGCCCGAGGACAGCGATGAACAGAAGTTCACCCTGCGCCTGACCTACCGCCATCCCAAGAAGACCCTGAAGGATAAGGAGGTGGACAAGGTCCACACCCGTCTCGGGGAATATCTGCTTTCCCAGTTGCCGGTGCGATTTTCCTAA
- a CDS encoding lysine exporter LysO family protein, with protein sequence MKESGILVGVFIAGVVLGLADLLPQWILHPKMALYTLYGLLVLVGLGIGCDTGALRAIVRLNIKTALMPVAVAVGSILGAGLVALVLFGVNFREGMAVGAGFGYYSLSSVLISQIHGEQLGTVALLSNIMREVLTILLAPFLVRWWGSLAPIASGGATTMDTTLPIIHKATSKHYAMIAVINGIVLSLLVPVLVPALLWG encoded by the coding sequence ATGAAGGAAAGCGGCATTCTGGTGGGAGTGTTTATCGCCGGCGTGGTCCTGGGGCTGGCCGACCTGTTGCCACAATGGATCCTGCATCCCAAGATGGCCTTATATACCCTGTACGGCCTCCTGGTCCTCGTCGGACTGGGCATCGGCTGCGACACCGGGGCGTTGCGCGCTATCGTCAGGCTGAACATCAAGACAGCGCTCATGCCTGTGGCGGTAGCCGTGGGGTCCATTCTTGGAGCGGGGCTGGTTGCTCTGGTTCTGTTTGGGGTCAATTTCAGGGAAGGCATGGCTGTCGGCGCCGGGTTCGGCTACTACAGCCTCTCTTCGGTCCTTATTTCCCAGATCCACGGCGAGCAACTCGGCACAGTGGCCCTGCTCTCAAATATCATGCGTGAAGTCCTGACTATCCTTCTGGCGCCGTTTTTGGTCCGATGGTGGGGCTCGCTGGCTCCCATAGCTTCAGGCGGGGCCACGACGATGGACACGACCTTGCCTATTATTCACAAGGCGACCAGCAAACACTACGCCATGATCGCGGTCATCAACGGCATCGTGCTCAGTCTGCTGGTCCCGGTTCTGGTCCCGGCGTTATTGTGGGGATAG
- the rplT gene encoding 50S ribosomal protein L20, which yields MRVKRGVTARRRHKKYLKMAKGFRGSRSRLYRTAREAVEKSLCYAYRDRRQKKRDFRKLWIQRINAAARENGMSYSRFMSGLKKSGVELNRKVLADLAVKDKHGFSKVAELAKEKVH from the coding sequence ATGCGTGTCAAACGCGGTGTGACCGCCAGACGGCGTCACAAGAAATATCTCAAGATGGCCAAAGGTTTTCGTGGTTCGCGGAGCCGTTTGTATCGTACCGCCCGCGAAGCTGTGGAAAAATCGCTGTGCTATGCCTATCGTGATCGCCGCCAGAAAAAGCGTGATTTTCGTAAGCTTTGGATCCAGCGGATCAATGCCGCCGCCCGGGAAAACGGCATGTCGTACAGTCGTTTCATGAGCGGTCTGAAGAAGTCTGGTGTGGAACTGAACCGGAAGGTCCTGGCTGACCTCGCGGTCAAAGACAAGCACGGGTTTTCTAAAGTCGCAGAATTGGCCAAAGAAAAGGTACACTAA
- the rpmI gene encoding 50S ribosomal protein L35, whose product MPKMKTNKGAAKRFRTTGTGKIRRNRAFRRHILTKKSPKRKRQLRTGPVVDSANTKAVKRLMPYG is encoded by the coding sequence ATGCCGAAGATGAAGACCAATAAGGGCGCCGCCAAGCGCTTTCGCACTACGGGAACCGGAAAGATTCGCCGCAATCGGGCGTTCCGCCGCCACATTTTGACCAAAAAATCACCGAAGCGGAAACGTCAGTTGCGCACCGGGCCGGTAGTGGATTCGGCCAACACCAAGGCCGTGAAGCGGTTGATGCCCTACGGCTAA
- the thrS gene encoding threonine--tRNA ligase codes for MQVRIADNEVEVPSGQSCAEALAQAVSKKKMKQVVAGKCGETVLDLRDPVPEGCSELEPVFAESPEGLAVIRHSTAHVMAEAVKSLFPTAKVTIGPDIEDGFYYDFDFERSFTPEDLEAIEKEMEKSVGADMPFERREVSVDEAKKFFLHQNESYKIELLEEMDADRVTLYTHNGFTDLCRGPHVPSTGYLSAFKLMKVAGAYWRGDENRTMLQRIYGTAWARPKDLKNYLQQLEEAKKRDHRKLGAQLDLFSFSEEAGPGMPLWHPKGALIRTILEDFSRKEHLRRGYQLVQGPTLLRQELWQRSGHYDNYRENMYFTEIDDQAYGIKPMNCLAHMLIYNTKIRSYRDLPIRYFELGTVHRHEKSGVLHGLLRVRQFTQDDAHILCRPDQLQDEISKIVRFVQDVLGLFGFDYEVEISTRPEKSIGSDDAWDRATDALTKALDELGVEYGICAGDGAFYGPKIDMKLKDALGRKWQCTTIQCDFTLPERFDLVYVGQDGQRHRPVMLHRAMLGAIERFLGVLLEHYAGALPTWLMPEQARVLNITDDHAEYAQQCVDQLRAAGIRAEADLRNEKLGYKVREAQMEKIPYVLVVGEQEVATSGANLRLRGGKNIGVLPVDDIIDRIRHDCLEPFKRGGMRYSFAYESTP; via the coding sequence GTGCAGGTACGAATTGCCGACAACGAGGTCGAAGTCCCGTCCGGACAGAGCTGCGCTGAAGCCCTGGCCCAGGCCGTGAGCAAGAAAAAGATGAAGCAGGTGGTGGCCGGAAAGTGCGGCGAAACGGTGCTGGACCTGCGCGATCCGGTGCCGGAAGGGTGCAGTGAGTTGGAGCCGGTCTTTGCCGAGAGCCCGGAAGGATTGGCCGTCATTCGCCACAGCACGGCCCACGTCATGGCCGAAGCGGTCAAGTCGTTGTTTCCCACGGCCAAGGTGACCATCGGCCCGGATATCGAGGACGGTTTCTACTACGATTTCGATTTTGAACGTTCTTTTACCCCGGAAGATCTCGAGGCCATTGAAAAGGAAATGGAGAAATCCGTTGGTGCGGATATGCCTTTCGAGCGCCGGGAGGTCTCCGTGGACGAGGCCAAGAAGTTTTTCCTGCACCAAAACGAGTCCTACAAGATCGAGCTCCTGGAGGAGATGGACGCTGACCGGGTCACGCTTTACACCCACAACGGGTTCACCGACTTGTGCCGCGGTCCCCATGTTCCTTCCACCGGCTATCTCTCGGCCTTCAAGCTGATGAAAGTGGCCGGAGCCTATTGGCGCGGTGATGAGAACCGGACTATGCTCCAGCGTATTTATGGCACGGCCTGGGCGCGTCCAAAGGACCTCAAGAATTATCTCCAGCAGCTCGAAGAGGCCAAGAAGCGCGACCACCGCAAACTCGGGGCACAACTCGATCTGTTCAGCTTCTCCGAGGAGGCTGGACCCGGCATGCCGCTGTGGCACCCCAAGGGCGCCTTGATCCGGACCATCCTTGAAGACTTTTCGCGCAAGGAGCACCTGCGCCGCGGCTATCAGCTCGTTCAGGGACCGACCCTTTTGCGGCAGGAGTTGTGGCAGCGTTCCGGGCACTACGACAATTACCGTGAGAACATGTACTTCACGGAGATTGACGACCAGGCCTACGGCATCAAGCCCATGAACTGCCTGGCCCATATGCTCATCTACAACACCAAGATCCGGAGCTACCGGGACCTGCCGATCCGGTATTTCGAACTCGGCACAGTCCACCGGCATGAGAAATCTGGGGTCCTGCACGGCTTGCTCCGTGTGCGCCAGTTCACCCAGGACGACGCCCATATCCTCTGCCGCCCGGACCAACTCCAGGACGAGATCTCCAAGATCGTTCGTTTCGTTCAGGATGTGCTGGGTCTGTTCGGCTTCGACTATGAGGTCGAAATCTCCACGCGGCCGGAAAAGTCCATCGGCTCGGACGACGCCTGGGACCGGGCCACGGACGCCCTGACCAAGGCCCTGGACGAGCTTGGCGTCGAGTACGGGATCTGTGCTGGCGACGGGGCCTTTTACGGGCCGAAAATCGATATGAAGCTCAAGGACGCCCTGGGGCGGAAGTGGCAATGCACGACCATTCAATGTGATTTTACCTTGCCAGAGCGCTTTGATTTGGTATACGTGGGGCAAGACGGACAGCGCCACAGGCCGGTCATGCTTCACCGGGCCATGCTCGGGGCCATCGAGCGGTTTTTGGGCGTACTCCTGGAGCACTACGCCGGGGCGTTGCCGACGTGGCTGATGCCGGAACAGGCTCGCGTCCTCAATATTACTGATGATCACGCTGAATACGCCCAGCAGTGCGTGGACCAGCTCCGTGCCGCCGGTATTCGCGCCGAAGCCGACTTGCGCAACGAGAAGCTGGGGTACAAGGTGCGCGAGGCCCAAATGGAAAAGATCCCCTACGTGCTGGTGGTCGGTGAACAGGAAGTGGCTACTTCCGGCGCCAACCTCCGTTTGCGCGGCGGGAAAAATATCGGGGTCTTGCCGGTCGACGACATCATTGATCGTATCCGGCATGATTGTCTGGAACCATTCAAACGCGGAGGAATGCGCTATAGCTTCGCCTACGAAAGCACGCCGTAA
- the infC gene encoding translation initiation factor IF-3, producing the protein MIVWNHSNAEECAIASPTKARRNHQIRVPEVRVVNSDGEQVGVMPTNEARQMAEEQGLDLVEVSPKARPPVCKVMDYGKYQYEQKKRTQEAKKKQTQVQLKEVKFRPKTDEHDYQTKVRHIQRFLEKGDRCKVTIFFRGREIVHKDRGQEILDRVQRDLAEEAKVEQQARVEGRTMSMTLAPVAKR; encoded by the coding sequence ATGATTGTCTGGAACCATTCAAACGCGGAGGAATGCGCTATAGCTTCGCCTACGAAAGCACGCCGTAACCATCAAATCCGGGTACCCGAAGTTCGGGTGGTCAACTCGGATGGAGAACAAGTTGGCGTGATGCCTACAAATGAAGCCCGGCAGATGGCCGAGGAGCAGGGGCTTGATCTGGTGGAAGTGTCCCCCAAGGCACGTCCGCCTGTCTGCAAAGTCATGGACTATGGCAAGTACCAGTACGAGCAAAAGAAACGTACTCAGGAAGCCAAGAAAAAGCAGACCCAGGTCCAACTCAAGGAAGTCAAGTTCCGCCCCAAGACCGATGAGCACGATTACCAGACCAAGGTCCGCCACATCCAGCGGTTTCTGGAAAAAGGCGACCGTTGCAAGGTGACGATTTTCTTCCGTGGCCGGGAGATCGTGCACAAGGATCGCGGTCAGGAAATCCTGGATCGGGTCCAACGGGATCTGGCCGAGGAAGCCAAGGTGGAACAACAGGCCCGGGTCGAGGGTCGGACGATGAGTATGACCCTGGCGCCGGTTGCGAAACGGTAG